A genomic region of Ammospiza nelsoni isolate bAmmNel1 chromosome 3, bAmmNel1.pri, whole genome shotgun sequence contains the following coding sequences:
- the SIX3 gene encoding homeobox protein SIX3 produces the protein MVFRSPLELYPTHFFLPNFAADPHHRSLLLASGGGGGGSGSGSGCSPGAGGGGGGSSRAPHEELSMFQLPTLNFSPEQVASVCETLEETGDIERLGRFLWSLPVAPGACEAINKHESILRARAVVAFHTGNFRDLYHILENHKFTKESHGKLQAMWLEAHYQEAEKLRGRPLGPVDKYRVRKKFPLPRTIWDGEQKTHCFKERTRSLLREWYLQDPYPNPSKKRELAQATGLTPTQVGNWFKNRRQRDRAAAAKNRLQHQAIGQSGMRSLAEPGCPTHSSAESPSTAASPTTSVSSLTERAETGTSILSVTSSDSECDV, from the exons ATGGTGTTCAGGTCCCCGCTAGAGCTTTATCCCACCCATTTCTTCTTGCCAAACTTCGCCGCCGATCCGCACCACCGCTCCCTCCTTCTCgccagcggcggcggcggcggcggcagcggcagcggctcGGGCTGCAGCCCCGGTGCCGGCGGCGGTGGAGGCGGCAGCTCCCGGGCACCCCACGAAGAGTTGTCAATGTTTCAGCTGCCCACACTCAACTTCTCCCCGGAGCAAGTGGCCAGCGTCTGCGAGACGCTGGAGGAGACTGGAGACATAGAAAGGCTGGGGAGGTTCCTCTGGTCGCTGCCGGTGGCGCCGGGGGCATGCGAGGCCATCAACAAGCACGAGTCCATCCTCCGCGCCCGGGCGGTGGTGGCCTTCCACACGGGCAACTTCCGAGACCTCTACCACATCCTGGAGAACCACAAATTCACCAAGGAGTCCCACGGCAAGTTGCAGGCCATGTGGCTCGAAGCGCACTACCAGGAGGCCGAGAAGCTAAGGGGTCGCCCGCTGGGGCCGGTTGATAAATACAGGGTGAGGAAGAAGTTTCCGCTGCCCAGGACCATTTGGGATGGCGAGCAGAAGACGCACTGCTTCAAGGAGAGGACTCGCAGCCTCCTGAGGGAGTGGTACCTGCAGGACCCTTACCCCAACCCCAGCAAGAAAAGGGAACTGGCTCAGGCCACGGGGCTCACCCCCACGCAAGTAGGCAACTGGTTCAAAAACCGAAGGCAAAGAGACAGAGCGGCGGCGGCTAAGAACAG GCTCCAGCACCAGGCGATAGGACAGAGCGGCATGCGGTCGCTGGCAGAGCCCGGCTGCCCGACACACAGCTCGGCCGAGTCTCCGTCCACGGCGGCCAGCCCGACCACCAGCGTCTCCAGTTTGACAGAAAGAGCCGAGACGGGCACCTCCATCCTCTCGGTAACCTCCAGCGACTCGGAATGTGATGTATGA